A segment of the Terribacillus aidingensis genome:
CCTGCAAGTAGTAGGAGAAGTCTTCTGAACCCATGACTGGCTCCAGTTCTTCATAGCGTTCTGCACCGAATGTTTTTTGCAGCAGCTCTTCTGCAAAGACTGCTTCTTTTTCATCATTGATTAGCGGTGGTGTACCGATGATGAAATCAACTTCCGCTGTAGCTCCAAAAGATTCACAAATCCCTTTTGTCAGCTTGCTAATCTGTTCTTGGATCGTCTGTACTGCTTCTGCAGAGAAGGAGCGCATAGTCCCGATGATTTTAGCTGAGTCTGGAATGACGTTATATGTGTTGCCGGCTTCAATTTTTCCCACAGAGATGACACTTGCATCCATCGGGTTGAGCTTACGGCTGACAATACTTTGCAATGCTTGGATGACATGTGTAGAGATATAAACCGGATCCACTGTCAAATGCGGTGTTGATGCATGACCGCCTGAGCCTTGGATCTTGATTTCGAAGTCATCAACAGATGCCATCATAGCTCCAGGACGAGTACCAAATTGACCCTTTTCCAATTCAGCATCAACATGAATGCCGTAGATGCTGTCAACGCCTTTCAATACACCTTCTTTGATCAGCTTATCCGCACCGCTCGGAGATGCCTCTTCAGAGGATTGGAAGATGAGCACGATATTCGGCTCCACTTCCTCTTTATGCAGTGTGATCCACTCTGCTACAGCAAGCAGGATAGCTGTATGGCCATCATGTCCGCACGTATGAGCTACCCCATGATGCTTGGAGATGTAAGGTTTATCCCCTTCTTCTACCATTGGCAGTGCATCCATATCCGCTCGAAGCGCGATCGTCTTCTCTCCTTTTGTGCCTTTCACAAACCCGACGACACTCGGCGGCTGGAAATCCAAGATCTCAATCCCTAGTTTTTCCAGTCTGTTACGTACGTATTTGCCTGTTTCGTACTCTTCCCCTGATAATTCCGGATATTGGTGAATATGCCGGCGATCCTGAATCGCCTGCTCTACTAATCTCTCTAATTCCATAATCTATTACTCCTTCTATTAAAACGGTCCGTATTGAATTAATTGGGCTATGATCAGCGCGATAATGGCAATGCCGATTTGGATAAGGAAGAATGGCAGGAACCACTTCACCCATTTCCCATAACCAATGCCTGCGATTGCAAGCAGAGCGATAATATTGCCAGTCGGCAAGATAGTGTTGGAGATACCGTCCCCAAACTGATAGGCTAATACAGCTGTCTGCCTTGTTACACCTATCATATCAGACAATGGCGCCATAAGCGGCATCGTCAAAGCTGCTTGTCCGCTTCCGGAAGGGACGAAGAAATTGATGCCCATCTGCAGGAATAGCATACCAACTGCAGAAAGTGCAGCAGGAATCATTCCAAGTGCGTTGGAAGCATGATACAGCAGCGTGTCCATCATTCCTGATGTGTTGAAGATGACAAGAATTGCCTGCGCAAATCCGATGATCAATGCGCCGCCAAGCAGGTCCTTCGCTCCAAGGATGAAGTTATCAGCAATACCAGAGAAAGAAATCCCTCCGAGGATACCCATCACCACACCGAACAGCAGGAATAACCCAGCAATCTCTGTAATGTACCAGCCGTATTTCAATACACCGATAATCAATACGACGTAATTAATCAAGAATGCTGATAGAACAAGCTTGTGACGAGTAGTCATTTTCTGCGTCTTGTTAAGAGCGGAAGTATCAGCTTTTCTGCCGAACTTTCCGTATTCACCAAGCTCTGGGTTCTTTTTCACTTTGCTTGCATAGCGTATCACATAGAAGACAGCCGCAAGATATAGGATAACGAAAAGTACAATCCGGAAACCGATTCCGGAGAAGGTTGGCAGTTCAGAAATGCCTTGCGCAATTCCGACTGTGAACGGGTTCATGACTGCTGCTGTAAAACCGACACCTGCGCCGAGTACAACAATGGCAAATCCGGTCAATGCATCGAATCCAAGTGCTATAGCCATAGGGGCCAAAATAGCTACATACACGATAGTTTCATCTGACATTCCCATTAATGCTCCAGCTGCTGCAAAGAACAGCATCAATACAGGGATAAGCAGCTTCTCTTTGTTCGCCATCTTTCTGGACAGCATATAAATAAAAGCATCAAGCGCTCCAGTGGCAGTGAAAATCCCAAATGCTCCTCCGACAATCAGGACGAAGAAAATAATATTAGCTCCATTCACCATACCAGTGTGAATGCTATTGAATATGCCGAGAAGACCGACATTTTCTCCATCGATGTAATGGAATGTTTCTGGGAGGATAACACTGCGGCCATCCTGATCCACACGGTCATACGATCCGCCTGGAATAATATATGTTAATATTGCTGCCACGATGATGAATGCGAAAATCATCACGTAGACATTGAAATGTTTTGGTTTCTTTTTGTTAGCAGCTTGCTGCTGCGAATCTTGTAAGCTGTTCATCTGGCTGTACTCCTTTAAGGAAGAATCTTCGTTGTATATTGTTTAATAAATATACAACGATTCATATAATAATACAACCGTATATTAATAAAATTTATAGCTTGATTATGCAAAGACATAAAAAAGCTAGAATCCTAAGATTCTAGCTTTTCTATTAGCTGCTGAAGAAGTCAACTAACGGTTTAAAGTCTTTACGCAGATCTACTTCATTTGGTTCTGCCTTCATCAGCTTCTCTACCATCTTTTCCAACAACTCCACGTCTTTGGAATCTGTATACTCAACAAAGTTGATAGAGTCCAGCCAGTCACGGTAGGAGTGCTTCGCCTTGCCGTAGCTGTTTCCGAAGACAAGACAAGGGGTTTTCGTGATGATGGAGAATACCATCGCATGCAAGCGGTCAGTAATGATCAATTTTTTAGAGCTGATCAGATCAAGCATCTCGAAAAAATGCTTTTCTCTGTCTGCATAATCAATGTTAGGTACGATGTTTTCATCAAGAACTGTATCTGTACGATCAACAGATCCAAATTTCTTTGTCCATTCCATTAGCTCGGAAACAAAGTCTTCTTCCATCACCTTTTCTTTATCAGCTCTCAGGAAGAACATAACCCCTTCCCGCTCCTGCTCACGAGGTACAACATCGAGTGACATTACCATATCAGGTGTATACATTACTTCTGACTCGAATGTATTTCTTACAACATCCAAGGTTTGCGATTCTCTGGCAGCAATAACCAGGTTTTTGTTCTGATGATACGCTTCCTGGGTTTTCTTTTTCTCCTCTTCCCCATGCTCATTGTCCTCAAAGAACACTGACTGTGGCATAGAGATGGATTTATAATCCTTGAAAGCAGCGAAGACCTTCCGTCGATCTTCTTCAATATCCAGATATAGGCTGCCAAGGTTTCCGCCGCCTGTGAACATGACGATATCATCTTCATGGATGATACCTTTAACAAACTCAATTCCCTCATCTGTCGCATAATCCATTATTTCAATGTACTCGTAATAAGGGAATCGGCTTTGGATGAATTTCTCGATGCTATAGGCAATTGCCTGGTCTCCGATATTTGTATAGCTCGGAGAACCGAATAGGAATACCTTACGTTTATCATTAGTAAAGGCTTCCGGCGAAACATTCGGCCCGATGCCCTTTGCAATATTAGTCGTATCAATTGGTTGTATAGTCATATGAAATGCCTCCTAAGCAATGCTTCTTTTATCCGTACTCTTCCATACCCCGAATCAAAAGAATTTATGCCTGAACAGCATCTCAATTTTTACCATTTACTATTCATCCGCCTACAAATCCGCCTGTTTATTCCAATGATAGTGGTAAATGTAATCCATCGTGCAATCCGGATCAGAAATCAATCGTTTACCGTCAGCCACCACGAAATTATCTATAAAATCATCGTAGAAGAGGTCATTACATAATAAGAAATACATCATGTAGTTTTCCCGCCCTCATCAGCAGTATCTGTGTAAATAAAATAGCCAACCTTTGTCGGATGATCCTTCACGAACTGGCTTGCTTTATATTTCCTCAGACTGCGAAAGATCAGCCAATCGCCTATACCTCCAGCTGTCAGGATTACGGAAACAGTAAGGAGTACTCCATTTCCGATGATAAATGAAATCACTAACGGAATCAGACCTGTCAGAATCACAGGCAAAAGTAATGCGACACGGTAAGCACTCACTTTAATTGGAATCATGCAATGTGCATAAGCAGCGCCGTCTTTCCAGGAGATTCCGTACTTAATTTGTCTAAGTTTTGCTTTCCCAAATACGATAAATCCGAATCCATGCAAGAGCTCATGCAGGATGATTCCTAAAACCACTAGCAGAAAAAATAGTAAAAGACCAAAAAGGCTTATGCGGAACTCCAATCCGTAAATAGCCAAATAAATAAAACTAGCTGCGAACATCAATCCAATCGTCAGGTACATCGCTTGTTTTTGTAATTTCCCCATATCAAACAATACTTCTCGCTTTTGCATGCTAAACACCTCCCCGGCTTTTACGAATCAGCAGCATCATCGTTTCATTAAATTGAGTCTATCTGTTTGGTATTTTATCTGACTGGCAAGGCTGAATGGTAGAAAGGGGCATACTATGACTGATTTTATCCATGATAATTTAATTGTTATCGGTCGGATTATTACCATCATTCCGTTAATGCTAGTTGTTACCTTATACATGGGTAAACGAGCAATTGGTGAAATGCCGGTCTTCGACTTTCTCATCATCGTCATCTTAGGAGCACTCGTTGGTGCTGATATTGCCGATCCAGAAATTGAACATTTGCCTACAGCCGTTGCTATAATCGCCATTGGCTTATTCCAAAAAGCAATCGTGAAGTGGAAAATATCTAATCGTAAAATCGGCAAGCTGCTGACACTCGGTCCTACAATCGTCATTCAAGACGGAATTTTACTTCGTGAGAATATGCAGAAAATCCAATATTCCATAGACAATATATTGTTTATGCTGCGCCAGAAAGATGTTTTCGATATACGAGACGTAGAGACAGCAGTAGTCGAACCAAACGGCACGCTAAGTGTCTTAAAAAAACCTAGCAAACTGCCTGTAACAAGGGAAGACCTTCAACTCCGGCAGCACACATCAGCGATTGCCTTTCCTGTCATTTCCGAAGGATACATACACCGCGATATTTTGACGCACTTCCATTTGGATGAAGAATGGCTAAGAAAACAATTAGCTGAACAAAACATCATTGGTTTGAATCAAGTCTTCTTTGCATCTATTTCACCCTCAAAGCGTCTTCATATCAGTTTGAAGAACCCGAAGATGCACACTCCTCCAGTCAACCATTAAAAAGAGCACTACCCTGTCAAGGTAGTGCTCACTGCTTGTTATGCTTCTGCCACTTTTAATTTTGAATCCTTATTTTGTTTTGCATTTTTCTTTTCCTTCATTGTCAAACCGGTAATTCCGTAGAACAGCGTGAATATCGGTGTGATAAAAGCAAGGAAGCAAAATGGCAGATACGTTACTGTTGCAATACCAAGTGCCCCAGCAGTATAAATACCGCCGCCGGTCCAAGGAACAAGCGGTGCTCCCTGCGTACCTGTATCCTCCAGGATACGGGATAGGTTCTCAGGTTCCAAGTTCAAACGATCAAAGATCGGCCGCATCAGCGTACCTCCCATGACCGTCGAGAAATACACCGAACCGCCAACCGCAAGCATGACATAGCTGACAATGACAGTAACCACCGTTAATACACCTGTATGCTTAATCTTCATCGCAAAGGAAGCTATCAATGCTTCGAGCACACCAGCATCAGCCAGCATGCCTCCTACTCCGAGCGCAAAGAGGAACAACGCAATAAGCTCAAGCATACTCGTCAAACCACCTTGATGCAGAAGTTCATCAACGACAGTAATACCGGATTCTACAGTATAACCGCCATAGAAGGTAGCCAATGTATCTACAAAGCTGAATCCTTGGTAAAAGATCGCAATAACCCCTCCAGCTGCAGCTCCTGCAAATATTGCAGGAATAGCTGGTTTCTTCATTGCCAGTAAAACTATAAGGACAACAATCGGAATTAGAGGAACAATCCCGAGATTAAAATTATCAGCTAAGTAAGATGTCAGTTGATTTACATCACTAGAATTAGTACTACTGCCCTGGTAGCGCATGCCGATAAAGGTGAAGATACCCGCAGTAATAATATAAGACGGTACAGTTGTCCAAAGCATATGCTTAATGTGCCGGAAGATGTTTCCACCTGTCACAGCCGGTGCCAGGTTTGTCGTATCAGATAATGGAGACATCTTATCACCGAAGAATGCCCCACTGACTATCGCCCCGCCGATTAAACCAACCGGTATACCAAGTGCCGTACCAACACCCATCATTGCCACACCAGCTGTACCAACCGTTCCCCAGCTAGTACCTGTTGCGACAGATACAAGAGAACAGAACAACAACGTTGTCACTAAGAAGAATTCAGGTGTGATTGCCTGCACACCATAATAGACTAAAGTAGGCACAGTTCCGGATGCGATCCATGCACCGATTAAAATGCCGACGGTCAGCAAGATGATTCCTGGCATCAATGCCTTACTCATAGATTTGACCATGGACTTCTCTATCTGCTGATAGTTGAATCCCAGCCCCATCATATAAGGAATGATGACTAGCATGCTGATAAACATCAGTATTTGAATCGGTGCATCAAATGCCAGAATTCCCACAGATACTACTGCCACGATGGACAAGAGCATCATTAATGCGTACATAAAAGATGGTTTCTTAATAGTCTTCTTATTATCGGTTTCCAACAAACCACTCCTTCGACCTGAGGTCGTTTATTTTCGCTGAACAAAAGTACAACTTTATTTCCCTACCCGTTCAGCTGTTTCACAAAACTCACTTTTATAATGCTACAGCATATCCACATCGAGTGAAAATAGCATCAGCCGCTGTTAAGCAGGATAGACTCGGCTCAGTTTGGCAGAACCGAAAATAAGTAGCGCGTTCTTACATATGCTCCAATATGATGCTTTATCTTCCATCTAATAGGCCATACCGTACCAATACTTTTCGGAAACATAAAAATAGACCTGCAAATATGCAGGTCTATCTAATCCAACTTATATCGAACAGTTATCGTCTGTGCACACACCAGCATCATCAGATCCGAAATTCTTGAATTTCGGCTGTTCGTTTTCTTCTTTCCAAACCTGATTCAACGCACCGATGAATGTTTCCATAGGCTGTGCACCAGAGATTGTGTACTTATTATTGAAGATAAAGAAAGGCACACCCGTGATGCCGTATTGCTGGGCCAATCGTTCATCTGCTCTTACCTCATCCAAGTGAAGTGATTCATTATCCAAAATCTCCGCTGCTTCTTTGCGATCCAATCCAGAAGCTTCTGCAACATCCAGCAGCGTTTCTTTTTCACTAAGGTTTTTCGATTCCGTGAAATATGCATACAGCAGTTTTTCGGTAATCGCCTTTTCTTTGCCTTTTGTTTCGGCAAACTTAGCCAAGCGATGTGCATGTAATGTATTCGTCGGCTTCATTTCCTCAAAATTGAATGTAAGCCCAACTTCAGCTGCGTGCTGTCCGATTTGCAGGTTGTTTACCTTCGCCTGCTCGATCGTCATGCCGTACTTCTCCGCAAGTGCTTCGTGGATGCTTTTTCCATTGTACACTCCAGCATTCGGATCCAGCTCAAAGCTCTTAAACTCTATTTCTACACTGTCCTTGTGCTCGAATTTCTCCAGCGCAAGTTCCAGCCTTCGTTTCCCTATATAACAGAAAGGACAGACAAAATCTGACCATACTTCAATTTTCATTGTGACACCCCTTTTCACATTAATTGATTTTAGCACAGACTAGACAATCCACAAAAATAGATGCCTGAAATTAACCTTTACGTAATTGGTGAATCTGGGTATGATACAGAAAAACAACATTGAGGGGAACGCTGATGCATCATCATAGACTAGTACGGCGGCCGTTAGCCTTTATCATCGTTTATGTAATTATCTATTATGGTTGGATTCTCCATTTCCATAAAAGTGAGATCGTTTTAACTTGGGGAGGTAACTTGCTAAGTATATTTGCCTGCCTTATAGCAGCTTTTTGGCTGGTACAAGCGGCTAGGCGAAAGAGTAAGACGACTGATCGCCTCTTTTGGATATGCATGGCAGCGGGTATGTTGAATGGCTTTCTCGCTGAACTTATATGGCTGTTCACGGAGAATCTGATTCATCAGGAAGTGCCATTTCCAGGACCGCCAGATGTATGCTATTTGCTGCAATATCTTCTCTATCTGATTGCTTTCTTTTATAAGATTTGGGCAGACAGAAGAAAAAATCAGCGCTTTTCTTTTCTATTTGATGTTCTAATTATCATGACTGTTGCATCCACCTTCAGCTGGCACTTTATCATTGATCCAATGGTACGTGCAGGAGATGTATCTACATTTTCACTAGGTGTATCCTTGGCCTATCCAGTCGGAGATCTCGCTTTATTATTCGGTGCTTTCTCGCTTTATTATACAAAGAATTTGCTGTCCAGCCCTGTTGTGCGACTCATTTTCTTCGGTTTACAGATCCAGATTATTACGGACTCCATTTATCTTTATCTTGTTTCTATTGATAGTTACTATTCCGGCAGTTGGCTTGATCCGTTATTTATGCTTGCCAATCTATTCATAGGTTATGCTGGCTGGATGTCACAGAAGGATGCATCTTATAACGTAGGTGAATCTATCTCAGGGCGTATAAGCATCTGGAAGCTTGCCTATCCATACTTGAGTGTAGTTCTGTTATTTGCTTTCTTGATTGCTCACTCCTCTCGGCTAAATGCTGTAAGCCTTGGTGCGGGTATGGCTATCACACTTGTTATAGCAAGACAGTGGTCTATCATTATGGAAAATCAGAAGCTTCTGCAGGAGATCTCATCTAAAGCAGATGCTCTGGAAATGAGTGAACAAAAATACAAATCATTATTTGAGCATCATCCTGATTCCGTTTTCTCGCTTGATCTTAATGGACGAATTCAAGGCACCAACAAAGCAGGCATGGATTTACTAGGCTATAGACAGGAGGAGTTGATCGGTTTAGCTAGTGCCTCCTTTGCTGAAAGTAAAGATCAGCCGATCGTCAACAACAAGATTGCTCAGATGAAGAATGGTAAACCTCTCGCCTATGAATTCACTCTGCGCAATAAGATTGGTAAATTCCACCACATAAGTATGACGAATATCCCTATTATGATAAAGGATAAGCTGGTTGGAATATTCGGTATCGGTAAAGATATTACTGTTGAGAAGAAAAATGAGGAAAAGATCCACTTCCTTGCCTATCATGATCCGCTGACAGGCTTAGCTAATCGCGCTCTTTTTGAGGAATCTTCTAAAAAAGCTATTTCCGAAAACAAATCACAGTTTGCTATTTTGTTCATTGATTTAGATAATTTCAAAAAAGTTAATGATACATTGGGCCATGATATAGGAGATAAACTGCTGCAGTCTGTCGCACAAAGACTAAAAGCTTGTATTAGGAGGTCTGATATTGCAGCTCGTAATGGTGGGGATGAATTTACAATTCTACTAAACCCGCTCACGAGTCAGGAGGAAACTCACAAACTGGCAAAAGATATCCTCCTCTCGCTCCGAGAGGTTCATCTTATCGATGGATACGAAATACAATGTCTTCCAAGTATAGGAATCTCGCTTTATCCTAACAATGGACGAACATGGACAGAACTTATGAAGCGCGCAGATCAAGCAATGTATAAAGTAAAAACAAATGGAAAAGGTAATTTGTGCTTCTATAACAATTAACTTAACCTGTGTCTCGTCGAGACACAGGTTATTTATCTTCTTGAATAAACGAATGAGGACATACATTATCCGCATAAAGTATAGCGTTTCTACTTATAAAGGAGCGATCGCATGAATCAGCCTCAGCAAACGACCTACGTGAGCAGCGTGGATCCGTATGTGTATCAAACGTTACAAGGAGTCAGAAACAAACAAATTGTAGTTGAAACCGTGCGCGGATCCGTCACAGGAAAACTGACAACAGTGCGTCCTGATCATATTGTCGTCGAGTCGGGAGGGTCGTCTTTTTTTATCCGTACTGCTCAAATTGTCTGGGTCATACCAAGAGGATAAGGAGGAAAGCAGATGATTAAACGCGAAAACAGACTTGCCATCGACTTGCCTATCCCTGAGCACGGGGATCCCAATGCTGCTGCCGCTGTCCAGGAACTGCTCGGCGGGAAGTTCGGCGAAATGTCGACCTTGAATAACTATATGTATCAATCCTTCAACTTTCGCAACAAGAAAAAACTGAAGCCCTTCTATGACTTAGTTGCAAGTATCACTGCTGAGGAATTCGGACATGTGGAGCTCGTTGCCAATACAATCAATCTCTTATCCCGCGGCAATACATTCTATACCGGAGATCCTGATGTTACGCCTCTCAGAACCGGTAAAGACAGCCGTAATACATATCAATTTATCGCTACGGCACAAACAGCATTGGCAGGAGACTCGATGGGCAGACCTTGGACAGGAGACAATGTCTTCTCCAGCGGAAATCTCGTACTGGATCTCCTGCACAACTTCTTCCTGGAGTGCGGAGCACGGACACACAAGATGCGTGTATATGAAATGACAGAACACGAAACAGCTCGGGAAATGATTGGTTACTTGCTCGTGCGCGGCGGTACGCATGTTTTGGCATATGCGAAAGCATTGGAGATAGCCACAGGTGTAGACGTTTCGAAACTAGTGCCTATTCCGGATCTCTCCAACACGAAGTTTGACCATGCCCGTAAGTTCGAGCAGCAAGGACTAGGAAATATCCTATTCACCTGGAATGACATGGGCGAATATGCGGACATCCGCAAAATTTGGAAAGGAGAAAACCCTGAAAACGGCAGTCAGCTAGTTGTTAAACAGGGCGCGCCGCGGGGCGGTCCGATTCCGGACTTGGAAGAGCTGCCGGAGGAATTCGCTCCTGGCATCGATCGGGATGACTACGAACGGATCGCGAAGCGTTTAATGGAGAATTTATGAGAGGCTGCCGGTAACCGGCAGCCCTTTTTAAACTTCATGTATCCAAATACGCATCTCACCTGCTTGTCTATTACACCAAGCATAATAGGGAATAGCACGTAATTTCACAGGTTCCAGGGAAGGCGAATCAGCCTGATAAAGCACGTCTGATTCTGCTGCTTTCACCCCCTCTGCCTCTAACACCACTACTCCGTTTAAAACTTCTTCTTCAAAAGCTGCCGTGATTTCGCTCTCTCGTGGAAGCTTTAATCCAGCAAGACTCTTACCGTTATCCACTTCCTCCAGACAGTAGACGACCGGCCCGCGCTGCAAGGCAACCTGGCCTTGATTCATTCCGATTTTCGGATTGCTATATACACGCATCACTGGCTGCGGCAGAAACAGCTCAACCTGATCACCCTTCTCCCACATTCGTTCTAATACTAGATAGCCGTTTACCAGATCGTCAGCTGCAACAGTCTCCCCATTCACGGATGCTTTCGCGTTCTCACACCAGCCTGGAATCCGAAATGCCAGCTTGAATTGCCCTTTTTCTTCTACTGTTACGCTAATACGAGCATCCCATGGATACTGATGTTTTTGTGTGAGCTTAATAGGCAGTTCACCAATCTTGGTTTCCACACTTCCAGCCATATAAAGATGTGTGTATAAGGTATCCTCTGTCTGCGTGTAGGCATAATCCTCAATGGACGCAATCATTCGAGCAAGATTTGGCGGACAGCATGCACAGGCAAACCACTTCTGCCGCACCTGTTTCACATGCTCTTGATCCTTGCGTCCAGCTTGATACGCATTCACTTCCAGCGGATTCACATAAAAAAATCGTTTACCATCCAAGTCCATCCCGCTAATCGTCCCATTATAGATTGCCCTTTCCAGCACGTCTGCATATTTTCTGTCTGGGGAGAGCAAGAGCATCTGCTTAGCCCAGAAGACTAGTCCGACGGATGCACATGTTTCACAGTACATGCTGTCATTCGGCAAATCATATGCATCAGTAAAGGCTTCCCCATTAACAGCTGAGCCGAGGCCACCTGTTATATACATTTTTCGCTTTGTCACATCATCCCATAACGTATCACACACCGCTTGCAGCTCCGCATCATTTGTTTTCCGTGCAAGATAAGCCATTGCTGCATATAAATACACCGCTCTTACAGAATGTCCGACCGCTTCCTCCTGCTGCCGCACAGGAAGATGCGCTTGCATATAGGCATAGCCGAGGCCAAAATTAGTATTCTGATCATTCCACGTCGGCGGGGCACCTAAGGTATGACGCCGCTCCTTTTCCATATCAAAATAATGCGGCTCCTGCCCGCGCTGCTCAATGAAATATGCTGCAAGCTCCAGATGCTCTCGATTCCCTGTAGCATCAAATAATCGAAGCAATGCCAGCTCGATTTCCGAATGTCCCGGGTAGCCCTGCAGCTTTCCGTCTTCTATTCCGAACGTACTCCGAATCAACTCTACATAGTTCTCTATAATCTCAATAAACGCACGCTTGCCAGTCGTTTCATAGTAGGCAACCGCAGCTTCAATCAAGTGACCTGCACAATACAGTTCATGGTTATCCCGCAAATTTGTCCATCTGTTATCAGGCTCCACCAGCATATAATAAGTGTTCAAGTATCCGTCGTCTGCCTGCGCTCTTCCTATTAACGCTATGACTTCATCTGCCGCTTCTTCCAATTCCGGGTTTGGGAAGCTTCGCAAGCTATAAGCAACTGTCTCCAGCCATTTCGCCACGTCACTATCCTGAAAGACAGTTCCATAATACTCGCCCGCTGCTTCCCCAGCTACGATGCGGAAATTTTCGATA
Coding sequences within it:
- a CDS encoding DUF4084 domain-containing protein, whose product is MHHHRLVRRPLAFIIVYVIIYYGWILHFHKSEIVLTWGGNLLSIFACLIAAFWLVQAARRKSKTTDRLFWICMAAGMLNGFLAELIWLFTENLIHQEVPFPGPPDVCYLLQYLLYLIAFFYKIWADRRKNQRFSFLFDVLIIMTVASTFSWHFIIDPMVRAGDVSTFSLGVSLAYPVGDLALLFGAFSLYYTKNLLSSPVVRLIFFGLQIQIITDSIYLYLVSIDSYYSGSWLDPLFMLANLFIGYAGWMSQKDASYNVGESISGRISIWKLAYPYLSVVLLFAFLIAHSSRLNAVSLGAGMAITLVIARQWSIIMENQKLLQEISSKADALEMSEQKYKSLFEHHPDSVFSLDLNGRIQGTNKAGMDLLGYRQEELIGLASASFAESKDQPIVNNKIAQMKNGKPLAYEFTLRNKIGKFHHISMTNIPIMIKDKLVGIFGIGKDITVEKKNEEKIHFLAYHDPLTGLANRALFEESSKKAISENKSQFAILFIDLDNFKKVNDTLGHDIGDKLLQSVAQRLKACIRRSDIAARNGGDEFTILLNPLTSQEETHKLAKDILLSLREVHLIDGYEIQCLPSIGISLYPNNGRTWTELMKRADQAMYKVKTNGKGNLCFYNN
- a CDS encoding YuzF family protein: MNQPQQTTYVSSVDPYVYQTLQGVRNKQIVVETVRGSVTGKLTTVRPDHIVVESGGSSFFIRTAQIVWVIPRG
- a CDS encoding manganese catalase family protein translates to MIKRENRLAIDLPIPEHGDPNAAAAVQELLGGKFGEMSTLNNYMYQSFNFRNKKKLKPFYDLVASITAEEFGHVELVANTINLLSRGNTFYTGDPDVTPLRTGKDSRNTYQFIATAQTALAGDSMGRPWTGDNVFSSGNLVLDLLHNFFLECGARTHKMRVYEMTEHETAREMIGYLLVRGGTHVLAYAKALEIATGVDVSKLVPIPDLSNTKFDHARKFEQQGLGNILFTWNDMGEYADIRKIWKGENPENGSQLVVKQGAPRGGPIPDLEELPEEFAPGIDRDDYERIAKRLMENL
- a CDS encoding beta-L-arabinofuranosidase domain-containing protein — translated: MEISCVNKNQKVIVEDAFWTNYKQLVAEQVIPYQWKALNDQLPDTAPSHAIENFRIVAGEAAGEYYGTVFQDSDVAKWLETVAYSLRSFPNPELEEAADEVIALIGRAQADDGYLNTYYMLVEPDNRWTNLRDNHELYCAGHLIEAAVAYYETTGKRAFIEIIENYVELIRSTFGIEDGKLQGYPGHSEIELALLRLFDATGNREHLELAAYFIEQRGQEPHYFDMEKERRHTLGAPPTWNDQNTNFGLGYAYMQAHLPVRQQEEAVGHSVRAVYLYAAMAYLARKTNDAELQAVCDTLWDDVTKRKMYITGGLGSAVNGEAFTDAYDLPNDSMYCETCASVGLVFWAKQMLLLSPDRKYADVLERAIYNGTISGMDLDGKRFFYVNPLEVNAYQAGRKDQEHVKQVRQKWFACACCPPNLARMIASIEDYAYTQTEDTLYTHLYMAGSVETKIGELPIKLTQKHQYPWDARISVTVEEKGQFKLAFRIPGWCENAKASVNGETVAADDLVNGYLVLERMWEKGDQVELFLPQPVMRVYSNPKIGMNQGQVALQRGPVVYCLEEVDNGKSLAGLKLPRESEITAAFEEEVLNGVVVLEAEGVKAAESDVLYQADSPSLEPVKLRAIPYYAWCNRQAGEMRIWIHEV